GGAGAGAAAATGTTAGTAGTTAAGGATAAACCAAAATCACCTATAGCAGAGGCTTATAGAACACTTAGAAGTAATATACAATTTTCTAGTTTTGATAAAGATATGCAGTTGATACTTGTGACTAGTTCAGGACCAGGAGAAGGAAAATCTACTACTTCCAGTAATTTGGCTTTAGCTATGGCTGAGTCAGGAAATTCAGTTCTGCTTATAGATTGTGACTTAAGAAAACCAAGTGTACACAAGAAATTTAAAATATCAAATTATGATGGATTATCAAATGTTCTTGCAGGTCACATTAAGTTTGAAGAGGCAAATCATTGGTATAATAAAAATTTATGTGTATTAACAGCTGGTAAAATACCTCCAAATCCAGCTGAAATGTTAGCTTCAAAAAGGATGAAGGAATTTTTAGCAGAAGCTAGAGGAAATTTTAAATATATAATACTTGATGCACCACCGGTAATAGCAGTAACAGATCCACAGGTTTTATCAACTATGGCAGATGGAGTTATTCTTGTTGTAAGTTCTGGAGTTGCTGAC
The Clostridium felsineum DSM 794 DNA segment above includes these coding regions:
- a CDS encoding CpsD/CapB family tyrosine-protein kinase — encoded protein: MLVVKDKPKSPIAEAYRTLRSNIQFSSFDKDMQLILVTSSGPGEGKSTTSSNLALAMAESGNSVLLIDCDLRKPSVHKKFKISNYDGLSNVLAGHIKFEEANHWYNKNLCVLTAGKIPPNPAEMLASKRMKEFLAEARGNFKYIILDAPPVIAVTDPQVLSTMADGVILVVSSGVADIEAAKRAKELLENVNANIIGSVLNRVKMESRRGYYGNYYYEEDEKIAEEI